A genomic segment from Polyangium mundeleinium encodes:
- a CDS encoding alpha/beta hydrolase family protein produces the protein MLALASLVGCGGDPGDPSEELTAEAQAASCVAEPMLISYGPGPDQFGELRVPMGRGPHPVAVLLHGGCWTTIFGLEQMSDMGEDLTRRGIATWNVEFRRITYGGTDSGHPETFLDVGAAIDKLRTLAPIYDLDLDEVVAVGHSAGGHLGVWAAARPNLPTTSPIRGANPLPLSAVVSLAGVLDIADPVARGACGTLADQLLGGTPTDVPERYAESNPSELVPIGVRQVLVHGTADDIIPLSSSENYREHARDAGDHVSLKKVHNADHFDVITPTSPKWPQVRGRILSAF, from the coding sequence GTGCTTGCGCTCGCGAGTCTCGTCGGTTGCGGGGGTGATCCGGGGGATCCGTCCGAGGAGCTCACAGCGGAAGCGCAGGCCGCCTCCTGCGTGGCGGAGCCCATGCTCATTTCGTATGGCCCCGGGCCGGACCAGTTCGGCGAGCTGCGCGTGCCTATGGGGCGCGGCCCGCATCCCGTCGCGGTGCTCCTCCACGGCGGGTGCTGGACGACCATCTTCGGGCTGGAGCAAATGAGCGACATGGGTGAGGACCTCACGCGCAGGGGCATCGCCACCTGGAATGTCGAATTCCGCCGCATCACATACGGCGGCACGGATTCGGGACATCCGGAGACGTTCCTCGATGTCGGCGCGGCCATCGACAAGCTGCGCACGCTCGCCCCGATCTACGATCTCGACCTCGACGAGGTGGTGGCCGTGGGCCACTCCGCGGGCGGTCACCTCGGCGTATGGGCCGCCGCGCGCCCGAATCTACCCACGACGAGCCCCATCCGCGGCGCCAATCCGCTCCCGCTCTCGGCCGTCGTCTCCCTCGCCGGCGTGCTCGATATCGCCGATCCCGTGGCGCGCGGCGCTTGCGGGACCCTCGCCGATCAGCTCCTCGGCGGCACGCCCACGGACGTTCCGGAGCGTTATGCAGAGAGCAATCCGAGCGAGCTCGTGCCGATCGGGGTGCGGCAAGTGCTCGTCCACGGGACCGCCGACGACATCATCCCGCTCTCGTCGAGCGAGAACTACCGCGAACATGCGCGCGATGCAGGGGACCACGTCTCCTTGAAGAAAGTGCACAACGCCGACCACTTCGACGTGATTACACCCACGTCCCCCAAGTGGCCGCAGGTCCGTGGCCGAATTCTCAGCGCATTCTAG
- a CDS encoding OmpP1/FadL family transporter has translation MSRRPLHIVSLPLLFGALLVARGASASGLDAPLVGSGQSGPTISDGAAIHWNPAALADLDRPELFGGAGLVAGRVGYRRDRRGTYQTPDSLRLRGPMAAGETDPGKQGFSREVVATPLAPTGDLFFAWPLAQRRLVLGLGAYVPYAAALDFPANGPQAWQLRQAFIVASYVTASAALRVLPSLSVGAGVSYVGGLASLSKKQDFAELPEFQRAFSDPPIGQPNEFGPNAPSHVRELDVLSRPISITNALSHGISFNVGLLYQPSEDVRLALAYQHGAQMRYRGRFALDMNDPFFTQDLAAQGLRYPPLVQGDAELAFRLPKRLTAGASYQATRAFRVDGFVQYVTYSDVDAFVVTTRSPSLAQPKLGIGPSVRAILPRKWNDTVWVEANGRFALSRHFTMSATIGYQSPASPDETIDVGSPDGHRLVGGLGAVVKATQWLDLHADARAQGILPRTVTTSRSDVGNGRYTMAIGYLGGHAKARF, from the coding sequence ATGTCACGTCGTCCGCTGCATATCGTGTCCTTGCCCCTCCTTTTCGGCGCGCTCCTCGTGGCGCGAGGCGCGAGCGCGTCCGGGCTCGACGCGCCCCTCGTGGGGAGTGGGCAATCCGGGCCGACGATCTCCGATGGCGCGGCCATTCACTGGAACCCCGCGGCGCTCGCCGATCTCGATCGCCCCGAGCTCTTCGGCGGCGCGGGCCTCGTCGCAGGGCGCGTCGGGTATCGCCGCGATCGGCGGGGGACGTACCAGACGCCCGACAGCCTGCGATTGCGAGGGCCCATGGCGGCAGGCGAGACGGACCCAGGAAAACAGGGCTTTTCTAGGGAAGTGGTCGCGACGCCGCTCGCGCCGACGGGGGATCTGTTTTTCGCATGGCCCCTGGCCCAGCGTCGGCTCGTGCTCGGGCTCGGCGCGTACGTGCCTTATGCGGCGGCGCTCGATTTCCCGGCGAACGGCCCGCAGGCGTGGCAGCTCCGGCAGGCGTTCATCGTGGCGTCTTACGTGACGGCGAGCGCGGCCCTGCGCGTCCTGCCAAGCCTCTCGGTCGGCGCGGGCGTCTCGTACGTCGGCGGGCTCGCGAGCCTCTCCAAGAAGCAAGACTTCGCGGAGCTCCCCGAGTTCCAGCGAGCGTTCTCGGATCCGCCGATTGGCCAGCCAAACGAGTTCGGCCCGAACGCGCCGAGCCACGTGCGCGAGCTCGACGTCCTCTCGCGGCCGATCTCGATCACGAACGCCCTGAGCCACGGGATCTCGTTCAACGTGGGCCTTTTGTATCAGCCTTCCGAGGACGTCCGCCTCGCGCTCGCCTATCAACACGGCGCGCAGATGCGGTACCGGGGGCGCTTCGCGCTCGACATGAACGATCCGTTCTTCACGCAGGACCTCGCCGCGCAGGGGCTCAGGTATCCGCCCCTCGTCCAAGGGGATGCCGAGCTCGCATTCCGGCTCCCGAAGCGGCTCACGGCAGGCGCGTCGTACCAAGCGACCCGGGCCTTCCGCGTCGACGGGTTCGTCCAGTACGTGACGTATTCGGACGTGGACGCGTTCGTCGTGACGACCCGCTCGCCCTCGCTTGCGCAGCCGAAGCTCGGGATCGGTCCCTCGGTGCGGGCGATCCTGCCCCGGAAGTGGAACGATACGGTGTGGGTCGAAGCCAATGGGCGTTTTGCGCTCTCGCGGCACTTCACGATGTCGGCGACGATCGGGTATCAATCGCCGGCCTCGCCCGACGAGACCATTGACGTGGGCTCACCCGACGGGCACCGGCTCGTGGGCGGCCTCGGCGCCGTCGTCAAGGCGACGCAGTGGCTCGATCTGCACGCCGACGCGCGCGCGCAGGGAATTCTCCCGAGGACGGTGACGACCTCGCGGAGCGACGTTGGAAATGGCAGGTACACGATGGCGATCGGATACCTCGGCGGGCACGCGAAGGCGCGGTTTTAA